DNA sequence from the Cucumis melo cultivar AY chromosome 6, USDA_Cmelo_AY_1.0, whole genome shotgun sequence genome:
CATATCGATGAGCTTGATATAAAAGCTCTCGTTCAGGTATGCTAGTAACTCCACTTGACAATGGTCTACCAAGTTCTGAATAGTCAGAATTGTCTCTTAACTTTTAACAACCAAGTCCAATAGGATCTACTCCACATAAAAATTCTGAACAAAATTCAACACCTTCTTCTAATATATAACCTTCAGCAATACAACCCTCTGGACGATGTCGATTTCTCATAACATTTTTATAACCTTCATGAACCTTTCAAATGGATACATCCATCGCAAATAAATGGGCCCACAAAGTTTTACTTCTCTAACAAGGTGTACAGTGAGGTGGACCATTATCGTGAAGAATGAAGGAGGGAAGTACTTCTCTAGTAAACATAATGTAATTATAATGTCTTCTTGCAGCTTCTCTACTTGTGTAACATCTATAACTTTGTTACATATAGAATTCAAAAAAAAGACACAAACGAGTTATAGCATATCGAACACGTTTTGGAAGCATAGATCTTATGGCAACAGGGAGCAATTGTTGTAAGAGgacatgacaatcatgagattttaGACCATTCAGTTTTGAATCTTCTATTGACACAAGATTCATAACATTGGATGAGTAACCCCGAAGAACTTTCATTTCTGATAACGACTTCAAAAGAAACCGCTTTTCTTTCTTAGTAAGTGTATAACAAGCAGGGGGAATGAAAAAAATTTTCTCCCCATTAATAGGAGTAAGCTCAAGTCGAATCTTCAAATCGGCTAAATCACGTCTAGCATTCAAACCGCCCTTAGTTTTTCCTGAAATATCGAGAAGTGTACCTAAAATATTCATACAAACatttttctcaatatgcatcacatctaaacaatgtctaacatgaagatGCTTCCAATAGGGGAGCTCGAAAAAAGTAGACTTCCTATTCCAACAACTCTTGGTGCTTCCTTTAGAgtgtttctttttttgtttatttttcctctttgaaagtcaagatctttagttttttcaaatacaacctCCCAGACAAAGGTTCAGGAATACTTCCAAGTTGTCGCTGGCCATTAAACGATTTCTTTTGACGATGAAAAGGATGATTATGTGGTAGAAATTTTCGATGTCCAAGGTATgccattttttttccatatttcaaTCGTATTGAAGATGTGTTATCTTCATAAATTGGATATGCCTTATACCCTTTCACACTACATCCACTAAGGTTTCCATAGGCTGGAAAATCGTTAATCGTCCATAATAGAACTGTTCTTAGGTTGAATAGTTCCTCAATATAGGCATCATAACATTCCACACCACTTTCCCACAAAAGTTTTAAATCATCAATCAATGGTTCTAAGTATATCCCAATGTCATCTCCTGGTTGCTTTGGACCCGAAATCAAAATTGATAACATCATGAACTTTCGTTTCATACATAACCATGGTGTAAGATTATAAATCACCATCACAACTGGCCAACAACTGTTCTTGGAGCTCATATCACTATAAGGATTTATTCCATCTGCTGACAATGTTGAACGAAGATTCCTAGGTTCAGAACTAAAACTTGGCCACATGGTGTTGACTAACTTCCAAGCTAGAGAGTCAGTAGGGTGCCTTAATTTATCGTCAATTTCTCTTTCATTAGCATGCCAAGTTAAGTTTTTAGCACATTCAACACTTCTAAACATCCGCTGAAATCGTGGAATAGGTGGAAAGTACCACTTTATTTTAGCagagattttctttttcttatttgcaTCTTTACCATATTTCCACCTAGACTCACCGCATTCAGGGCACACAATTGCGTTGGCATATTCCTTTCGATACAAGAAACAATCATTAGGGTGCATGAATCctttcatattccattcctaatgcacctaaCATTATGTTTGCTTCATACATTGATGTAGGGAGGTCATTAGGAGAAGGTAAGATGTCTTTTAACTCTTTCAGTAGTTCTGAGAAACTAATGTTACTCCATCCATGtctaacttttaagttataCAACTTCACTAATATAGACAACTTGGTGAGTTTTTTGCATCCTTCGTATAACGGCTTTTCAGCATCATTAAGCAATTTCTCAAAACCACTTGGATCCTTTGAATATTGCTCATGAACAATTTCAACCATTTCTTtgatgtaaacccgatattttcttggtttaatttctttaaatgtgggaaaaaaaaagaaaaaaaaatggaaattaagtgtaaatataaatatatatatttatatattaaatagttttattaaattaattaaagaaaagaaagaaaagaaaggacaaaaagaagaaaaggagaagaaaatttcattttctcttttcttcttcttcttctcttcccttcaccgccaagagtttgaagacatccaagttccctttattttttttttctttttccttcttcaatttgcagagaacttctaagagagagtttggaagaagaagagaaattttactagaattgtTAGgctgaagaagaggaggagaactcaagcaaagtgtatcaatggttgaattttagttcattctgcataTCACTGGTTTTtgattcggtttgaactcttcaaaaggcattaagaggtgagatttacatttactgaaagttaactcatttttaaacaaactttatgaagaacgttggagaaaattcggatattcatttggtgctttttgatgaagaaaacagggcagttggttttcactcgaaatcaggaggtctctggtttttcttgtatttcagagtgtatcggtggagttagaatctctatttggtatggttggaaagcttattcaatttaatacaactttcatgaagaaattgtaaaccaaaaacgactaaacattggttaaattgtaggaacaagttaaagaggtcgtgtgcgcgcgattctggaagtggttctgttttgagggttatatgtgtttatgcacggggaatcagatttatatgtcttcaggtaagttttagaggatctcaaaatgaagagtttgatataaagaacactcattttggttaagtattgagaaagttatagtcctttgaagtttatgttagaaatctggaaattttagagaattgttgaaataggattttatttcttaagctttgttttcgtgagcgtcatctttggtgcgacatgttatgtatatctttaggaaaccagaatgtttagggttttaatactcggttgggttgttggcaggccgagaagaattaaaccgagcttatagactaaggatctagcccaagactgtgagtgacaaaaccaactttgaaatattttccataactgttattatgattgaatgcgataaatgtttatttacgaagccatgaaaggtatttgaatttcatgactattttcaagtatacatttggagactagatttcttaaagaaatttatgctagcacgtagatattaaatgtttggaaagtatttaaaccacaatattttaagcaaagcatgaattagtatgaagttttgttttaagaactacaattttccacgaaagagctgagtaaagttcgagctttgtgtaaaatttataagcagacatgttttaatattttatgatgatttatgaaattttcattaactacatgactgagatcttgagcctgaggctagagattaccgtgtgcacactggttagatttcgttgttgacgttgagtgtactccgtaacaacgatgttgtcgtgagtgctgggcgggccccactacgacaaagacgatgggagtgctgggcgggccccactacatcgtagtgcttgtaaacgttgttgtactaggtgtaccctacacaacgtagattcgtcatgttagttaaaatgcttcgatatacttgatatgccttgctagatttcaatgatgaacatgctgagtatttaaggaagctattcttactattacacatttacatttacgacttgtataaacagatttatatgtgtaaagttttcacgtgctcttatctttaaattcatagttttaaactgagtcactcactgagcttcatagctcaccctttccaaaatgttttacccattttccaggtagagatcgacttcccggtgcctgattgtaacgacccaactttccggactaagctgaggtcactaccaaataccaaaactcgaccattcaacataaaatttaaaacggaccagttacgattcattaaaagcattagaaacattacaaaaagacagtttcgggccctattttaaattaaatcataaaaagtctcaaacaaaaactcaagtcatcagttccaaaagcacaagtcaaatattctgacaaaatacatagcggaagcgataagaaaacagacgcgtccatatggccttcacgcatccttcctgcctctcgtcggtctgcccctcgctgtgcccttacctgaaaagttaaggaagagaaaagggtgagtataaacataccaaGTAAGGGaccccactactgggcccgttaggggacaacagttaacttcctattcgggggcgccctacataacagtctagtggttccgtagaacgcacatatcagtccagtgctcccgaaggatgcacatatcagtctagtgctcccggaggatgcacctatcagtctagtgctcccgaaggatgcacatatcagtctagtgctcccgaaggatgcacacatcagtctggtgctcccgaaggatgcacctatcagtctagtgctcccgaaggatgcacatatcagcctagtgctcccgaaggatacacatatcagtctagtgctctcgaaggatgcacatatccgtaaggcacactaccccatagatgaagctaaccgttacccctcggtctatactaaatcgtctaccacagtcatatcacaatcatcaatcattgtacaatttctctaaaggctttactggccaggtagtataagcttaaatcGTTACACCCTCTGTTGCTATACGCGCCAgctattcgtataccattatggaagagccccaagactcaaacagctaaataaccaactgaactcactgtccttccccgtctaatcccatgatcatcgtccatcaatctaaaatttcaatctacaattagctgttgcagttcagttacatcagacagaaacataataacagtacttaacagtcaacacagatacacttatttagtatagtcactaacgtataatcccctgtggattactacgtttccggcctcgacccgaggtctagtagtaggaaaacccttacctgatactcggttatgcccctcgatcgaatccacgctcaacagctcaacctaaaacgaaaacacgaaggttttagttgatgactttagtagaagtcgttttaaaaggtccgaatcgacacccgttgacttacccaaggaaaggaaaactacctccaaacaagcctaccgcgagactcgagaactcaagcgtcaactctgtactaccttcaagggagaaaagtagggccatatcttattccaatattcaaactctaatcggatgtagcaacattagggaattcatcgaaaacaatccttaccgaatactcaccgtgacccggagcggaggaaggaaggcttaggtggcttggtgaaacaaggagctcgactcggcttgaaggcgttcggctcggctcggctcggctccacctcggctcggctcggcttggcctcggctcacagctcggcttgtggctcggctcaactcggctcgcggctcggctcaactcggctcgcagctcggctcagtgcgactcgcggctcgactcactcgactcgcggctcggctcgcggctcggctcactcggctcgcggctcggctcgtggctcggctcactcggctcactcggctcggctcactcggctcactcggctcactcggctcggctcactcggctcactcggatTCGTTTGTGGCTcacggctcggactggaagcgggtaTCGGGTCGGATTGGATGAAAACGGGCAGCCACAGTTTTGATGGTtctttcttccggcgaacgacgacGGTACGATGGGGGTTGCAGCAACCGGCGAACCTCACGGTGGCGGCGTCAGCTGGGACCCGACGGACGACGACAAAGGGAACGGGATGCGGCTGCTTGCAAGCTTTCGCTCGGACCGACGGCTGGCGGAAAACTCAAAGGTGCGGCGGCTGTGGAGATCCGGCGGCGAAGAAGCtgaagggaagaagaagattgaagagGAAGGTGATGCCGCCgtcggatggagaagagatgaagaagaaggagaaacggATGGGGAGAGACGGCTGCggcgcggcgtgaggaagaagaaagcgaaaatgaaaaaaaatgggGGTGTACGCGCGCGAgggtttcttctttctcttttttttttttttaaatatatatatatatatatatatatataaattaaataataataattattattaataataaaatattaatataataataatatattaaatgaaattaattaaagtttatattaaaatattactattaaataattaattattaaataataatattagtattttaaataaataagaaataaataaaaaaaattattaatattaaaataaaatgataaattacctaatgataataatataaataaatattatattattattttatcgctaaaaaaaaatcctaaattcccgaaaaattcacataaaatactaaaattttacctcgatcttcggggcgttacatttttccctccttagggaactttcgtcctcgaaagttttatttctcgaacagctcgggataacgggatctcatgtcatcttctcgctcccatgtagcctcttccacccggtgattccgccataagactttaaccaaatgaatttctttattcctcaacgttttcacctctctagccagcacctcaacgggttgttcggtatagctcaagttttcatcaatttccagtggctcgtaatccactacatgggatggatctggcacgtacttcctcaacatagaaacatgaaacacatcatgaactgtcgagagtgatggtggcaacgctaagcgataagctacagggccaatccgctccagaatctcaaacggcccaacaaaacgggggctcaactttcccctcctttcaaatcgtaagacacctctcataggtgctacctttaagaacaccttgtcccctacctcaaactcaagatccttccgcctcacatctgcataactcttctgtctactctgagcggtatgcatacgtgatctaatcttctgtatcgcttcgttggtagactgaactaactcagggcccatCAATCTTTGCTCTCCCACTTCGCCCCAGCagaccggggatctacaacatttgccgtacaaggcctcaaatggtgccatgccgatagtagcctgataactgttattataagcaaattccatcaaatgtaagtgagagtcccagctacctggaaattccaatgcacacgctcgcaacatatcctctaaaacctggttcagacgctcagtctgaccgtccgtctgtggatggaaagccgtactaaagtccagcctcgtgcccatagcagtctgcaaacccttctagaatttggaagtgaaacgggcatctctatcagaaacaatcgacactggcaccccatgcaatctcactatctcagacatgtacaactgtgcccacttactagcagtatatgtggatttacccggaacgaagtgcgctgatttggtaagcctgtccaccacaacccaaatcactgtaaaacccctcagagttctcggcagtcctgtaatgaaatccatggacacgttttcccacttccattccggtatactcaagggttgtaataaacccgctggtttctaccttggtgccttaacctgctgacacaccaagcatctactaacaaattctgctacttccctcttcatgttacgccaccaataaacccgcttcaggtcctgatacatcttcgtactacctgggtgcatggaaaatggggaactgtgagcctcagataatagttctgtcttaaccgcactatctgacggcacacagaggcgtctctcgcacaaaagtccaccatcagaggataatgagaactcaatcgcttgccctgcctctgctaggccacgtttctcaaccagataaggatcgttactctgagcatcaatgatcctttgcctcaaagtcgctgtaccgtcaactgggctaactgcatagtaactgcccccactgacactgcaatctcagcccgctcaagatcccgatgcaatggggcctgtcgggtaataagtgctgccgaatgtgatacctttctactaagagcatcagctaccacattcgccttgcctggatgatacagtatctcacaatcgtaatccttcactaactcaagccaccttcgctatctcatattcaattctttctgagtaaagaagtatttcaagctcttatggtccgtgaagatctgtatcttttcaccatataagtaatgcctccatattttcaaagcaaaaaccactgctgccaactctagatcatgtgtagggtagttctgctcatgattcttcaactgacgagacgcataagcaaccaccttaccctgctgcatcaaaacacaacccaaacccttcttggaagcatcactataaatcacaaaactgccagaaccatcaggtacagtaagaaccggtgcggtgactagcttctgtttaaggttctggaaactgtcctcacatgccttgctccaaccaaaaggagctcccttcctgatcaactgagtgagaggagtagctatacgagaaaagttctccacaaaccgtcgataataacctgctaaacccagaaagctacgaacctcactgacagtggaaggtcgggtccaaccggtgactgcctctatcttagctggatccaaagagaccccagccttagaaaccacgtgacccagaaaggacacctgcttcagccaaaactcacatttcgagaactttgcatacaacttattatcccgaagtgtttgcaaaaccatacgtaaatgcttctcatgttcggcctccgtcttggagtatatcaagatgtcgtcgataaacacgatcacaaaagtatctaggaactccctaaacactctgttcatcaagtccataaacactgccggagcattcgtcaaaccaaaggacatcacaataaactcgtagtgtccatacctggaaccaaatgctgtcttcggtacatcctcatccttaatcctcagctgatggtatcccgaccgaagatcaatcttaaagaacactgtggctccctgtaactggtcgaatagatcgtcaatcctgggcaagggatatctgttctttacggttaccttgttcaactccctatagtcaatgcatagacgcatcgatccgtccttcttcttaacaaataaaactggcgcaccccaaggtgacacgctcggtcgaatgaatcccttatcaagcaattcttgcaactgcaccttcagttctttcagctctgcgggggccattctgtaaggggccctggatataggaaccgtgcccggctccaactctatggcaaactcaacctccctgtgcggaggtaaccctggaagttcctcaggaaagacatccggatagtccctcactactggttctgatgacagggatacatcggcctctctagtatccaccacgctcgctaagataccccaagtaccctgactgagcagtttactggccctgatggctgagattacctgaggcaacgatcttgacccttctcctttaaatttaaaactggccctcgagggaggattaaacgttacctccttacgggaacaatctatgctggcgtggttagcggctaaccaatccatacccagaattacatcaaagtcgagcatatccagaactaacagcgttacctcaatcacatggcctgctatctcaatctggcatgttttcaccttttccttcgacaacatacactccccggaaggagtagatactgatagaacatggtgtaagggctctacctctaagcgggcatgcaacacaaatgtggacgagataaaagaatgcgacgaacccgaatcaaacaaaactaaggcgtaatgccccaacactgggagcgtacctgtcactaccgtgcctgccttctcagcctcagtcttgttggtagcaaagactctaccctgatgtggagcacctgctccctgattctgtgcgttccccgtgagtctcaacgggcatctatcagctgtatgaccctcttgcctgcacttaaagcaagtcctggtcccgaataagcaacggcccagatggtgcttcccacaagtggtacacaacggcttccctctggcagcctcccctgcctcaaaaggtttctgctggaagcggcgaaactcaccacctgatctgaaattccgctgtggcactggaacaggctgctgctcagccttcctcttctgtcccgatgtcaaacctctaccagcggccttagacgagttagccctctcctgtaaactgagatccactgccaggcgcagtgcatcggcatgagtagcgggtcggaaagctcggaccaaaccctgaatgtccagtcggaggcctctaacaaacttatcagctctggccgcctcggtcgctatcatctcgggagcgaagcgggacaacatgtcaaactccgcatcgtattgctccactgtcatgtcaccctgctctaagttcaggaactcctgccccTTGGCGTCTCTCagactagcagagaagaatttcgcatagaaactctcctaaaactgctgccacgtgatctgactcacatcaccacctagcatcctctctgtagtctcccaccatgcagtacctctgtcagtcaacataaaaacaacacactgaactttctgatcctcagggcatttcatgtaacggaatatggtctccaaggacgataaccacatctgagccctggtggggtcctccaaagacccatcgaacgtcgtgggattatacttcctgaaatccctcaaatgcttagcctctgctgacaactgatccggcacaaactggggcgcaactggtactgaaGCCGGAGCTGGAACAGGAGCTGGTGCTGaggctggcgctggagctggcgccggagttggcgaggcatgcttctgctgctcccgcatctgcataatcaaatctctaaacctctgctccatggcggctaggttcgcatgagtaactggcgcagccgggtcaggggcttgggctacaggctgcaccccaggttgaacgcgtcctgctccccttcctcggcctcctcggccacccctacgtgcacctctccttggcggcatttccctaacaaccaccaacgatccctttagtcataatggtaattgaatttacagtttaacttaggtaaggtaatgcatgtagagttatacatatactttcatgggagcgtacctgacgagcggcgaggatcgtttcagccataaggacacaaaacacagactcacattataagccagtctacagaacctaaaacttaggctctgataccaactgtaacgacccaactttccggactaagctgaggtcactaccaaataccaaaactcgaccattcaacataaaatttaaaacggaccagttacgattcattaaaagcattagaaacattacaaaaagacagtttcaggccctattttaaattaaatcataaaaagtctcaaacaaaaactcaagtcatcagttccaaaagcacaagtcaaatattctgacaaaatacatagcggaagcgataagaaaacagacgcgtccatatggccttcacacgtccttcctgcctctcgtcggtctgcccctcgctgtgcccttacctgaaaagttaaggaagagaaaagggtgagtataaacaaacccagtaagggacccactactgggcccgttaggggacaacagttaacttcctattcgggggtgccctacataacagtctagtggttccgtagaacgcacatatcagtccagtgctcccgaaggatgcacatatcagtctagtgctcccggaggatgcacctatcagtctagtgctcccgaaggatgcacttatcagtctagtgctcccgaaggatgcacacatcagtctagtgctcccgaaggatgcacctatcagtctagtgctctcgaaggatgcacatatcagtctagtgctcccgaaggatacacatatcagtctagtgctctcgaaggatgcacatatccgtaaggcacactaccccatagatgaagctaaccgttacccctcggtctatactaaatcgtctaccacagtcatatcacaatcatcaatcattgtacaatttctctaaaggctttactggccaggtagtataagcttaaatcGTTACACCCTCTGTTGCTATACGCGCCAgctattcgtataccattatggaagagccccaagactcaaacagctaaataaccaactgaactcactgtccttccccgtctaatcccatgatcatcgtccatcaatctaaaatttcaatctacaattagcggttgcagttcagttacatcagacagaaacataataacagtacttaacagtcaacacagatacacttattcagtatagtcactaacgtataatcccctgtggattactacgtttccggcctcgacccgaggtccagtagtaggaaaacccttacctgatactcggttatgcccctcgatcgaatccacgctcaacagctcaacctaaaacgaaaacacgaaggttttagttgatgactttagtagaagtcgttttaaaaggtccgaatcgacacccgttgacttacccaaggaaaggaaaactacctccaaacaagcctaccgcgagacccgagaactcaagcgtcaactctgtactaccttcaagggagaaaagtagggccatatcttattccaatattcaaactctaatcggatgtagcaacattagggaattcatcgaaaacaatccttaccgaagactcaccgtg
Encoded proteins:
- the LOC127149704 gene encoding uncharacterized protein LOC127149704, whose translation is MKGFMHPNDCFLYRKEYANAIVCPECGESRWKYGKDANKKKKISAKIKWYFPPIPRFQRMFRSVECAKNLTWHANEREIDDKLRHPTDSLAWKLVNTMWPSFSSEPRNLRSTLSADGINPYSDMSSKNSCWPVVMVIYNLTPWLCMKRKFMMLSILISGPKQPGDDIGIYLEPLIDDLKLLWESGVECYDAYIEELFNLRTVLLWTINDFPAYGNLSGCSVKGYKAYPIYEDNTSSIRLKYGKKMAYLGHRKFLPHNHPFHRQKKSFNGQRQLGSTLLDISGKTKGGLNARRDLADLKIRLELTPINGEKIFFIPPACYTLTKKEKRFLLKSLSEMKVLRGYSSNVMNLVSIEDSKLNGLKSHDCHVLLQQLLPVAIRSMLPKRVRYAITQLGRPLSSGVTSIPERELLYQAHRYVLENTVDVQPYIEKHLIALQQQHRSRSKNQKWIQDEHNRTFISWLRKKVEMELATGDVEVSDNLRWIAHGPHPVVTTYSSYAINGCHYHTKSHDKNKTVQNNGVSLVAKTMQVCSSKDKNPIIGEMSFYGVIEEIWELNYNSLKVAIFKCDWVENSGGIKTDELGFVLVDLSRVGHKNDSFIFATQAKRVFFVEDPSDSRWSIVLTPPQRDFEDQYNDDELGDTVLNCQGMPKATIDIESRLDLDENTPTYV